In one Vicugna pacos chromosome 22, VicPac4, whole genome shotgun sequence genomic region, the following are encoded:
- the LOC102529288 gene encoding olfactory receptor-like protein OLF4 has translation MVPGNDTQISQFLLQGLAKEPALQPIIFGLFLSMYLVTVFGNLLIILAVISDSHLHTPMYFFLSNLSFVDICFTSTTIPKMLVNIKTQSKVISYEGCISQMYFYILFAVVDDFLLTVMAYDRFLAICCPLHYTIIMNLRLCGLLVLVSWIISGLHSLLESLLVLRLSFCTVLEISHFFCEIKQVIQLACSDTFLNNIMIYFMVMLLAVVPLSGILYSYTKIVSSICGISSAQGKYKAFSTCASHLSIVSLYYCSSLGLYLSSAGTHSSQSSARASVMYTVVTPMLNPFIYSLRNKDIKRALKRVVQMAVIKRQIVVGLTKYF, from the coding sequence ATGGTACCAGGCAACGATACACAAATTTCACAATTTCTTCTTCAGGGATTAGCAAAAGAACCAGCATTGCAGCCCATCATATTTGGGCTTTTCCTCTCCATGTACCTGGTCACCGTGTTTGGAAACCTGCTCATCATCTTGGCCGTCATCTCGGACTcccacctccacacccccatgtacttctttctcTCCAACCTGTCCTTTGTAGACATCTGTTTCACCTCCACCACCATCCCAAAGATGTTAGTAAATATAAAGACCCAGAGCAAAGTCATATCCTATGAAGGCTGCATCAGCCAAATGTATTTTTACATACTCTTTGCAGTGGTGGATGATTTTCTTCTGACtgtgatggcctatgaccgcttcTTGGCCATCTGCTGCCCCCTGCACTACACGATCATCATGAACCTCCGGCTCTGTGGACTGCTGGTGCTGGTCTCTTGGATCATAAGTGGCCTGCATTCCCTGTTAGAAAGCTTACTTGTGCTGCGACTGTCCTTCTGTACAGTCTTAGAAATCTCCCACTTTTTCTGTGAAATCAAACAGGTTATCCAACTTGCCTGCTCTGACACCTTTCTTAACAACATCATGATATATTTTATGGTTATGCTTCTGGCTGTTGTTCCCCTCTCTGGGATCCTTTACTCATACACCAAGATCGTTTCctccatatgtggaatctcatcAGCTCAGGGGAAGTATAAAGCATTTTCCACCTGTGCATCTCACCTCTCCATTGTCTCCCTATATTATTGTTCAAGCCTAGGACTGTACCTTAGCTCTGCTGGAACCCACAGCTCACAGTCAAGTGCAAGAGCCTCGGTGATGTACACAGTGGTCACCCCCATGTTGAACCCCTTCATCTACAGTCTGAGGAACAAAGACATAAAGAGGGCTCTGAAAAGAGTTGTTCAGATGGCAGTTATAAAAAGGCAAATTGTTGTAGGTCTGACGAAGTACTTTTGA
- the LOC107034956 gene encoding olfactory receptor 7A17-like: MEPGNDTWISEFLLLGFSQDPEQQPLIFGLFLSMYLVTVFGNLLIILAVISDSHLHTPMYFFLSNLSMVDICFTSTTIPKMLVNIQTQSKAITYAGCITQMCFFIIFSGLDIYLLAVMAYDRFVAICHPLHYTVIMNPRLCGLLLLVSWLTSVLHSLLQSLMVLRLSFCTDVEIPHFFCELNQMVQLACSDTFLNNVVIYFMAMLLAGVPLSGILYSYSKIVSSICAISSAQGKYKAFSTCASHLSVVSLFFCTVLGVYLSSAGTHSSHSSATASVMYTVVTPMLNPFIYSLRNKDIKSALKRFFGMAAIKGTVLQALRKCQILQGSKPQGQAL; this comes from the coding sequence ATGGAACCAGGCAATGATACATGGATTTCAGAATTTCTGCTTCTAGGATTTTCACAGGACCCAGAACAGCAGCCCCTCATATTTGGGCTTTTTCTTTCCATGTACCTGGTCACCGTGTTTGGAAATCTGCTCATCATCTTGGCCGTCATCTCGGACTcccacctccacacccccatgtacttcttcctttccaacctgTCCATGGTAGACATCTGTTTCACCTCCACCACCATCCCAAAGATGCTGGTGAATATACAGACTCAGAGCAAAGCCATAACCTATGCAGGCTGCATCACCCAGATGtgctttttcataatattttcagggTTAGACATCTATCTCCTGGCAGTGATGGCCTATGACCGGTTTGTGGCCATCTGCCACCCCCTGCACTACACGGTCATCATGAACCCCCGGCTCTGTGGACTCTTGCTTTTGGTGTCCTGGCTCACAAGTGTCTTGCATTCCTTGTTACAAAGTTTAATGGTGCTGCGACTGTCCTTCTGCACAGACGTGGAAATCCCTCACTTTTTCTGTGAACTCAATCAGATGGTCCAACTTGCCTGCTCTGACACCTTTCTTAATAACGTAGTGATATATTTTATGGCTATGCTTCTGGCTGGTGTTCCCCTCTCTGGGATCCTTTACTCTTACTCTAAGATAGTTTCCTCCATATGTGCAATCTCATCAGCTCAGGGGAAGTACAAAGCATTTTCCACCTGTGCATCTCACCTCTCAGTTGTCTCCTTATTTTTTTGTACAGTCCTTGGCGTGTACCTTAGCTCTGCTGGAACCCATAGCTCACACTCAAGTGCAACAGCCTCAGTGATGTACACCGTGGTCACCCCCATGCTTAACCCCTTCATCTACAGTCTGAGGAATAAAGACATTAAAAGTGCTCTGAAGAGATTCTTTGGGATGGCAGCTATAAAAGGGACTGTTCTCCAGGCACTGAGGAAGTGTCAGATACTACAGGGCTCAAAGCCCCAAGGTCAGGCGTTGTGA